One Myxococcaceae bacterium JPH2 genomic window, CAAGGAAGAACCGACGCGGTGCGGCAAATGGCGGTTCAAGGGCGCGGCGGCTGCTGGATGAAGCGCTCCAGTCGCGCCAGCGCCTCGGGGAGGTTGTCGCGGCCCAAGCCCAGCCGGAAGTGATTGCCGGGAAAGTCATACACCTCGCCCGGCAGGAGCAGGACGCCCTCGCGCTCGACGAGCCGTTCGATGAAACGCGACACGGGCTCGCTTCCGAGCAGGCGCGGGAACGCGACGCTGCCCGCGCGCGGACGCACCCAGTGGAAGGTCTGCGGGTGGCGCGCGAAGAAGGCATCCAGCAACGCGAGGTTGCGAGTGAGCAGCGCGCGGCTTCGTGCGAGGACCTGCTCCTTCGCGCGCAGTGCCATCAACGCGAGCACCTCGCTGGGGGCGCTGTTGCAGATGGTCGTGTAGTCCTTGTAGGCCATGAGGCGCTGCATCAGCGCCGCGTCCTTGGACGCAAGCCAGCCGACGCGCAGGCCCGCGAGGCCGAACGCCTTGGACATGACGCCCAGGCTGAGTCCGCGCGTGAAGCGCGTCGCGGCGGCGGGCAGCAGGTCGCGCGGCTCGTACTCCAGCAGCCGGTAGACCTCGTCGGACAGGAGGTAG contains:
- a CDS encoding aminotransferase class I/II-fold pyridoxal phosphate-dependent enzyme; this translates as MHIPDFKLERYFARWEFAAPYLLCSSDIEGWRQKDLLALADPDSLARWEGLTLGYTESTGLPALREAIAGLYPGLSAGDVLTFAGAQEAVFILMNVLLGPGSHVVVTWPGYQSLHEVARATGAEVTLHALREENGWALDVEALRRELRPNTRLIVVNFPHNPTGALPDAATFEALCALAEERGIYLLSDEVYRLLEYEPRDLLPAAATRFTRGLSLGVMSKAFGLAGLRVGWLASKDAALMQRLMAYKDYTTICNSAPSEVLALMALRAKEQVLARSRALLTRNLALLDAFFARHPQTFHWVRPRAGSVAFPRLLGSEPVSRFIERLVEREGVLLLPGEVYDFPGNHFRLGLGRDNLPEALARLERFIQQPPRP